In Cyanobacteriota bacterium, the following are encoded in one genomic region:
- a CDS encoding flagellar basal body-associated FliL family protein, which translates to MADDEKQAKSSGGNPPNMILIILFIFVAAFGGTFLAFQLAPKTITVNQVIEAAREPGEHDHLPIQPLGDFVVNLADVSGSRFLKISITAKLYSEDFEGYGELEGEEKHAYHLRIEEDLHGVMPAIKDVVITTLSRKSSEEVIGYESKLALKVELKDHLNEVMHGEFKIYDIYFTDFIVQ; encoded by the coding sequence ATGGCAGACGACGAAAAACAAGCAAAATCTAGTGGTGGCAATCCACCCAATATGATTCTCATTATACTTTTCATTTTTGTTGCTGCATTTGGCGGCACTTTTCTTGCGTTTCAATTAGCACCAAAAACAATCACAGTTAATCAAGTGATAGAAGCAGCTCGTGAACCTGGTGAACATGACCACTTGCCGATTCAACCATTGGGTGATTTCGTTGTCAATCTTGCTGATGTTAGCGGTAGTCGCTTTCTTAAAATTTCAATTACTGCAAAGCTTTACTCAGAGGACTTTGAAGGCTACGGCGAACTTGAAGGTGAAGAGAAACATGCGTACCACTTACGTATCGAAGAAGATCTTCATGGAGTTATGCCAGCAATCAAAGATGTTGTGATCACTACTTTGTCTCGCAAGAGCTCAGAAGAAGTAATTGGTTACGAAAGTAAACTAGCTCTTAAAGTAGAACTTAAAGATCACCTGAATGAAGTCATGCATGGTGAGTTTAAGATCTATGATATTTATTTTACAGACTTTATTGTGCAATAG
- the hisS gene encoding histidine--tRNA ligase, producing MSKLKAPRGTQDILAEDSKLWQKIEAEAIRVFAAAGFNEIRTPIFESTELFSRAVGEDSDIVNKEMYSFTDKSDRSLTLRPEATAAIVRAYNEHSLERAPKPQKLWYRGPMFRYERPQTGRYRQFHQIGIEAIGSKPPYIDLEIIQVGMQLLSNLGLNDLTLYINSLGNQASREIYTKALKDFLADLQNDVCEDCQRRYQQNPLRALDCKQEADQELYKNAPSIQDYLDDESKEIWTAMLQGLDKLEIKYVIDPKLVRGLDYYSHAVFEIKTSSKELAGQNTVLAGGRYDKLVKELGGQESPAVGWALGLERLASLIENKAETGGLYIISDSAMDAQILATKLRQDTDNSITIDYDYNSSKFNKQLERAIKRSYDWALFYMEDERNSGKFKLKNLRETVEYNDLDYDAVIASTKCDAL from the coding sequence ATGTCAAAGCTCAAAGCGCCACGTGGTACCCAAGATATACTCGCCGAGGATTCAAAACTGTGGCAAAAAATAGAAGCAGAGGCTATCAGGGTCTTTGCTGCCGCCGGTTTTAATGAAATTCGTACTCCTATCTTTGAATCAACAGAACTCTTCTCTAGGGCTGTTGGAGAGGATAGCGATATTGTCAATAAAGAGATGTATAGCTTCACAGACAAAAGTGATAGATCACTGACTCTAAGACCTGAAGCGACCGCCGCTATCGTCAGAGCCTATAACGAACATAGTTTAGAAAGAGCGCCCAAGCCACAAAAACTTTGGTATCGAGGTCCAATGTTTCGTTATGAAAGACCGCAAACCGGGCGCTATAGACAGTTTCATCAAATCGGTATTGAAGCAATCGGCTCCAAGCCGCCTTATATAGATTTGGAAATCATCCAAGTTGGCATGCAACTACTGAGCAATCTTGGTTTAAACGATTTGACTTTGTATATCAACTCACTAGGTAATCAAGCATCTAGAGAAATCTACACCAAAGCGCTCAAAGATTTTCTAGCTGACTTGCAAAATGATGTGTGTGAGGATTGTCAAAGACGCTATCAGCAAAACCCTTTACGGGCGCTTGATTGCAAGCAAGAAGCTGATCAAGAGCTTTACAAAAATGCTCCGAGTATTCAAGACTACTTGGATGACGAGTCTAAAGAGATTTGGACAGCGATGCTTCAAGGTTTGGATAAACTAGAAATCAAATATGTCATTGATCCCAAACTTGTTAGAGGCTTGGATTATTATTCTCACGCAGTTTTTGAAATTAAAACTAGCAGTAAAGAATTAGCTGGTCAAAACACCGTGCTTGCTGGTGGTCGCTACGACAAGCTAGTCAAAGAGCTTGGCGGGCAGGAAAGTCCAGCAGTGGGCTGGGCACTTGGACTAGAGAGACTGGCATCTTTAATTGAAAACAAAGCAGAAACTGGTGGTCTTTATATTATTTCAGATTCAGCGATGGACGCACAAATTCTGGCTACGAAGTTGCGACAAGATACCGATAACTCCATCACTATTGATTATGATTACAACTCAAGTAAATTCAACAAACAACTAGAAAGAGCCATCAAGCGCTCTTATGACTGGGCTTTGTTTTATATGGAAGACGAGCGCAATAGCGGCAAATTCAAACTCAAAAACTTGCGTGAAACAGTAGAATACAATGATCTAGATTATGACGCCGTCATTGCAAGCACGAAGTGTGACGCGCTATAA
- a CDS encoding FliM/FliN family flagellar motor switch protein yields the protein MYNTGSNTPNKRQREDAALPLIVREKAKKIKGYNFKNPDKFSKDHLKILANIHEHFCRQVTLSMNSTLRMPIEFSVANVQQLTYGDFIDSMPEDLLTGVLSMYPLVTQFCFGIERHLIGAMMDRLLGGMGVSTISNDELTDVEIGIIKDTIRRILQFLPEGWQAMVPATDEVELVALENSPQAAQIASHSDIVALVTINVEIGQDLGLMSLCLPYAALEDIIMTLSRQSSYRHDKFAVENSKEFLIGKLSASPLPLKIVLGRGELDLHDVMGLEVGDVIKLNTGLSEKSEIWIGDELKFMGRPGQINNNFSVALAEEYRPD from the coding sequence ATGTACAATACTGGATCCAATACGCCAAATAAACGTCAAAGGGAAGATGCTGCTCTGCCTTTGATCGTTCGTGAAAAAGCAAAGAAAATCAAGGGTTACAATTTTAAGAACCCGGATAAATTCAGTAAAGATCATCTGAAGATTCTTGCTAATATCCATGAACATTTTTGTAGACAAGTTACTTTGTCAATGAACTCAACTTTGAGAATGCCAATAGAGTTTTCTGTAGCTAACGTGCAGCAGCTTACCTATGGTGACTTTATTGATTCAATGCCTGAGGATTTGCTAACAGGCGTGCTTAGTATGTATCCTTTGGTTACGCAGTTTTGTTTTGGAATAGAACGACATCTTATTGGTGCCATGATGGATCGACTACTTGGTGGTATGGGAGTCTCAACTATTAGTAATGATGAGCTTACAGATGTTGAGATTGGAATTATTAAAGATACTATTCGTCGCATTTTGCAATTCTTGCCAGAAGGCTGGCAGGCAATGGTTCCTGCAACTGATGAAGTAGAACTAGTTGCTCTTGAAAATAGTCCTCAGGCTGCACAAATTGCTTCTCATTCTGATATTGTTGCACTTGTAACTATCAATGTAGAAATTGGTCAGGATCTTGGTTTGATGAGTCTGTGCTTGCCTTATGCAGCACTAGAAGACATCATCATGACTTTAAGTCGTCAATCAAGCTATCGCCATGACAAGTTTGCAGTTGAAAACTCTAAGGAGTTTTTGATTGGTAAATTATCCGCTAGTCCCTTACCACTCAAGATTGTTCTTGGTAGAGGTGAACTGGATCTTCACGATGTGATGGGTCTTGAAGTTGGTGATGTAATTAAATTAAACACAGGACTCTCTGAAAAGTCAGAGATCTGGATCGGTGACGAGCTCAAGTTTATGGGTAGACCTGGTCAGATTAATAACAACTTCTCTGTGGCCTTGGCTGAAGAATACCGCCCAGACTAG
- the cysE gene encoding serine O-acetyltransferase → MFRTIRREIENVKQKDPACQNCFGILLYYPGFQAVLAHRFLHWLWNLDLGVLKPVSGFFARWFQYMIKIITGIEIHPGAQIGDNFFIDHGSGVVIGETTIIGNHVTLYQGVTLGGVSTKKEKRHPTLGNNIIIGAGAKVLGNIEIGDYVQVGANAVVLKDVPSNSTVVGIPGRIIKMDGDLKQAIDNLEHNNSPDYIGITLEKMQARIEELEARLTKN, encoded by the coding sequence ATGTTTCGCACCATTAGACGAGAAATAGAGAACGTAAAGCAAAAAGATCCTGCTTGCCAGAATTGTTTTGGTATCTTGCTTTATTACCCTGGTTTTCAAGCGGTGCTGGCGCATCGTTTCTTGCATTGGTTATGGAATCTTGATCTAGGAGTTTTAAAACCAGTCTCTGGTTTTTTTGCAAGATGGTTTCAATATATGATCAAAATCATTACAGGAATCGAGATTCATCCCGGGGCGCAGATTGGAGACAATTTTTTTATTGATCATGGTTCAGGAGTTGTAATTGGTGAGACCACGATTATTGGTAATCATGTCACTCTTTATCAAGGAGTTACGCTTGGTGGTGTTTCAACCAAAAAAGAAAAACGCCATCCGACGCTTGGCAACAATATTATTATCGGAGCTGGAGCTAAGGTCTTGGGCAATATTGAAATTGGTGATTATGTACAGGTTGGTGCCAACGCTGTGGTACTCAAAGATGTACCTTCCAATAGCACTGTTGTTGGTATCCCTGGACGTATTATTAAAATGGACGGCGATCTTAAACAGGCTATCGACAACCTTGAGCATAACAATAGCCCAGATTATATCGGGATTACTTTAGAGAAAATGCAGGCGCGGATTGAGGAGTTGGAAGCCCGATTAACCAAGAATTAG
- a CDS encoding nicotinate-nucleotide adenylyltransferase, with protein sequence MNKIGLLGGSFDPVHKAHIEIAQDAMTKLGLAEVHFIITKEAPHKTTVLSPEKRYELLCIALQDQAGLIPSRIELDRAGVSYSYLTVEDYKKQYPDTELFWILGEDAFAGLEQWQNYDYLVKNLEFMVFPRIAISSSEIRTKISNKEAVDALLPEAIQQLAAGYYSKA encoded by the coding sequence ATGAACAAGATTGGACTTCTTGGTGGATCTTTTGATCCAGTGCATAAGGCGCATATCGAAATAGCTCAAGATGCTATGACCAAGCTTGGTTTAGCTGAGGTTCATTTTATTATTACCAAAGAAGCGCCGCACAAAACAACTGTGCTTAGCCCAGAAAAAAGATATGAGTTATTGTGCATTGCCCTTCAAGATCAAGCAGGATTGATTCCTTCAAGAATAGAACTTGATAGAGCAGGAGTTTCATATAGTTATTTGACTGTTGAGGATTATAAGAAGCAGTATCCTGATACTGAATTATTTTGGATTTTGGGAGAAGATGCTTTTGCTGGATTAGAACAGTGGCAGAACTATGATTATCTAGTTAAGAACCTTGAATTTATGGTGTTTCCTCGGATTGCAATTTCTTCAAGTGAAATAAGAACCAAAATCTCTAATAAAGAAGCAGTTGATGCTTTATTACCAGAAGCTATTCAACAATTAGCTGCAGGGTATTATTCTAAAGCCTAG
- a CDS encoding glutamate-5-semialdehyde dehydrogenase, protein MTNQSPCESLPAGSEDIIESLNQQILSAKEASLSMSLLSKADKNLALELMERELRESINQIIEANLKDLNCPDNADLSPALKDRLILDSERIMGMAAGIRKILNIEEPIGKVLDGWLHPNGMRITKLRVPLGVIGIIYEARPNVTIDAIALAIKSGNSVVLRGSRQAWNTNIAIMAVVTRALKLTKVNIKGIQYLSDKSREGCKVLLRAQGLIDLVIPRGGETLNKFVTDNSLIPVLGAGGGVCHTYLDQFADPQIAIAIAVNAKVSRPSVCNSCETILVHSSFADSFLQDLVDELVDNKVKVHGDQAVKAKCPFVELATDEDWAKEYLDLEVSIKVVEDITEAIEHINFYSTGHSEAIVTEDINNADLFKRMINSACVYVNASTRFTDGDEFGFGAEMGISTQKMHARGPIGVRELCSYKYIIEGNGQIR, encoded by the coding sequence ATGACCAACCAAAGCCCATGTGAGAGTTTACCAGCCGGTTCAGAAGACATTATAGAGTCTTTAAATCAGCAAATACTTAGTGCCAAAGAGGCTAGTTTATCGATGTCGCTTTTATCGAAGGCCGATAAAAATCTTGCCCTAGAGCTAATGGAAAGAGAATTGAGAGAATCTATTAATCAAATAATAGAAGCAAACCTCAAGGATCTTAATTGCCCTGATAACGCAGATTTAAGCCCGGCGCTCAAGGATAGGCTGATACTTGACTCTGAACGTATTATGGGGATGGCTGCTGGTATCCGCAAAATACTTAATATAGAAGAGCCAATTGGCAAAGTGCTTGATGGTTGGCTGCACCCCAATGGAATGAGAATTACCAAGCTAAGAGTGCCACTTGGAGTTATTGGAATTATTTATGAGGCTCGCCCGAATGTAACTATTGATGCTATCGCACTTGCAATCAAGTCTGGTAATTCAGTTGTATTGCGCGGTTCAAGACAGGCCTGGAATACTAATATTGCAATTATGGCTGTTGTTACTAGAGCATTGAAGCTGACTAAAGTAAACATCAAGGGTATCCAATATCTTAGTGACAAGAGCCGTGAGGGTTGCAAGGTTTTATTACGCGCACAAGGTTTAATTGATCTGGTAATTCCGCGTGGTGGAGAAACTCTTAACAAGTTTGTTACTGACAATTCTTTGATTCCGGTGCTTGGTGCCGGTGGTGGTGTTTGCCATACTTATCTCGATCAATTTGCCGACCCGCAAATAGCAATTGCTATTGCTGTCAATGCCAAGGTTTCAAGACCTAGTGTTTGTAATTCTTGTGAAACAATTTTGGTACATTCTAGTTTCGCTGATAGTTTTTTGCAAGATTTGGTTGATGAACTTGTCGACAATAAGGTGAAAGTGCATGGCGATCAAGCAGTCAAAGCCAAGTGCCCATTTGTGGAGCTTGCTACTGATGAAGATTGGGCTAAAGAATACCTTGATCTCGAGGTTTCAATTAAAGTAGTTGAGGATATTACTGAAGCAATAGAGCATATCAACTTTTATTCGACTGGACATTCAGAAGCGATTGTTACAGAGGATATTAACAACGCTGATTTATTCAAGCGCATGATTAATTCAGCTTGCGTCTATGTCAATGCTAGTACACGATTTACTGATGGTGATGAGTTTGGTTTTGGTGCAGAGATGGGAATTAGCACTCAGAAAATGCACGCACGTGGACCAATTGGTGTTAGAGAACTTTGTTCTTATAAGTACATCATTGAAGGTAACGGTCAAATTAGATAA
- a CDS encoding HD domain-containing protein has protein sequence MSRTYRDPIHQEISLDSSSAVEQLIIDLIDTREFQRLRWIRQLGTGWFTFHGAEASRFGHSLGAMHVARMMFNKISQDLNLDPDIQKEYYTLVLCAALLHDIGHGPFSHSCEKVSNVKHEKWTALIIQDPSTQVQQKLEQYQEGLASKIVSVLNKSYPTKFICNIVSSQLDSDRFDYLLRDSFYSGTAYGHFDLNRVIGSIKANLKQDCLVVGGEKGMLAVEDYLYARYSMYMQVYQHKKCLASDSFFNKLLKRAMILSKHKRIAYIEESLYKWLLTPEQMTVQEFLEIDDTTIIHHIKHWAKEKDIILKDLSKRFLERKLFKSIKVKDKEEMDELIKTKSAELRKLNLDPDYYLDNITIASNPYSFYNPNEVNDFSKAIYVEDQNGQLNEISTVSHVVASLVQNSFANSWLIGLPTPQSAPAFSLK, from the coding sequence ATGAGCCGCACCTATCGAGATCCAATACACCAAGAAATTAGCCTTGATAGTTCATCGGCTGTCGAGCAGCTCATTATTGATTTAATCGACACTCGAGAATTCCAAAGACTACGTTGGATTAGACAACTTGGCACAGGTTGGTTTACTTTTCATGGCGCAGAAGCAAGTCGGTTTGGGCATTCGCTTGGAGCGATGCACGTAGCACGGATGATGTTTAATAAAATCTCACAAGATCTCAATCTTGATCCAGATATTCAAAAAGAATATTATACGCTCGTGCTTTGTGCAGCTCTCTTGCACGACATTGGGCATGGGCCTTTCAGCCACAGTTGCGAGAAGGTCAGTAATGTCAAACATGAAAAATGGACCGCTCTAATAATTCAAGATCCAAGTACTCAAGTTCAGCAAAAACTAGAACAGTATCAAGAGGGACTAGCTAGTAAAATAGTTTCTGTCTTAAACAAAAGCTATCCAACTAAATTCATCTGCAATATTGTAAGTAGCCAACTTGACTCTGATAGATTTGACTACTTGCTTAGAGATAGTTTTTATAGCGGCACAGCCTACGGACATTTTGATCTCAATAGAGTCATCGGCAGTATTAAAGCAAACCTAAAGCAGGACTGCCTTGTAGTTGGTGGCGAAAAGGGCATGCTGGCTGTTGAGGATTACCTCTATGCTAGATACTCAATGTACATGCAAGTCTATCAACACAAAAAATGCCTGGCTTCTGATTCGTTTTTCAATAAATTATTAAAACGAGCAATGATTCTTAGCAAACATAAACGCATCGCCTATATTGAAGAATCTCTGTATAAATGGTTGCTAACGCCAGAGCAAATGACTGTCCAAGAATTTCTTGAAATCGATGACACTACAATCATTCATCACATCAAACACTGGGCCAAAGAAAAAGACATCATACTCAAAGACCTTTCTAAACGATTCCTCGAACGCAAACTATTTAAATCAATCAAAGTTAAAGATAAAGAAGAAATGGATGAGTTAATTAAAACCAAATCCGCCGAGCTAAGAAAACTCAATCTTGATCCTGATTACTACCTTGACAATATCACTATCGCCTCAAACCCTTATAGCTTCTATAATCCAAACGAAGTGAATGATTTTAGTAAAGCAATTTATGTGGAAGATCAAAATGGGCAACTCAACGAAATTTCAACAGTCTCACACGTCGTTGCATCACTTGTGCAAAATAGCTTTGCTAATTCTTGGTTAATCGGGCTTCCAACTCCTCAATCCGCGCCTGCATTTTCTCTAAAGTAA
- the rdgB gene encoding RdgB/HAM1 family non-canonical purine NTP pyrophosphatase: MVIIIASSNQGKVKEFNSIILTSQAPLDIKFTTIKECCPDIVFDPEETGSSFQENAMIKAQAAVKILSENPTPSSLLPNPFVMSDDSGIEIEALDGRPGIYSARYLRNNGLTGLLTELGDNPNRKCRFVCHITLLNSQGKLVFETEQYWTGTITHAPRGKNGFGYDPIVIPDEYPNQTVAELSDEIKSQISHRAQALLACLPVMTSSIN, from the coding sequence ATGGTAATCATAATCGCAAGCTCAAATCAAGGCAAAGTCAAAGAATTCAATTCTATTATACTTACTAGCCAAGCCCCCTTGGATATCAAATTCACTACCATCAAAGAATGCTGCCCAGATATTGTCTTCGATCCAGAAGAAACAGGTTCTAGCTTTCAAGAAAATGCCATGATCAAAGCGCAAGCAGCTGTCAAAATACTTTCCGAAAACCCCACACCCTCTTCCCTTCTCCCTAATCCCTTCGTCATGTCCGATGATTCTGGCATTGAAATTGAAGCACTTGATGGCAGACCAGGAATTTATTCCGCCCGCTACCTGAGAAACAATGGTCTTACTGGCTTACTGACAGAACTTGGCGATAATCCCAATCGCAAATGTCGTTTCGTTTGCCATATCACTTTATTAAATTCTCAAGGCAAACTTGTTTTTGAAACTGAGCAATACTGGACAGGCACTATCACACACGCTCCTCGCGGCAAAAATGGTTTTGGTTATGATCCAATAGTAATTCCAGATGAGTATCCAAATCAAACAGTGGCAGAATTAAGCGATGAAATCAAATCGCAAATATCTCATCGGGCGCAAGCTTTATTAGCTTGTTTGCCGGTGATGACCTCATCCATAAACTGA
- the ilvC gene encoding ketol-acid reductoisomerase: MTKVYYEIDADLGLIQGKKVAVIGYGSQGHAHALNLKDSGVDVRIGLYEGSPSKAKAEADGLKVTSVAQAAQEADLIMILLPDEKHADVYNAEIKPHLTAGKTLAVAHGFSIHFNQIVAPTNVDVIMIAPKGPGHRVRIVFQQGFGVPALIAVHQNISGKAKDLALSYAKAVGGTRAGVFETNFREETETDLFGEQAVLCGGLSQLIKAGFETLTEAGYSEEMAYFECLHEVKLIVDLIYEGGLAKMRDSISNTAEYGDYVSGPRVIDAGVKARMKDVLTDIQQGKFARDWILENKAGCASFKATRRNESEHLIETVGNSLRGQMDFLAHERAKAAS; encoded by the coding sequence ATGACTAAAGTATATTATGAAATAGACGCAGATCTTGGCTTAATTCAAGGCAAGAAAGTAGCTGTTATTGGCTACGGCTCGCAAGGGCATGCCCATGCGCTCAATCTTAAGGATAGCGGAGTCGATGTACGCATAGGTCTATACGAAGGATCACCATCAAAAGCCAAGGCTGAAGCAGATGGGCTCAAAGTAACTAGCGTTGCACAAGCTGCTCAGGAAGCTGATTTGATAATGATTTTATTACCAGACGAAAAACACGCTGATGTTTACAACGCTGAGATCAAGCCTCACCTAACAGCAGGCAAAACACTAGCTGTAGCTCATGGATTCTCTATTCACTTTAACCAAATCGTGGCACCGACAAATGTGGACGTAATAATGATCGCTCCTAAAGGACCTGGTCATAGAGTACGTATTGTTTTCCAGCAAGGCTTTGGTGTTCCTGCTTTAATTGCAGTTCACCAAAACATAAGTGGCAAAGCAAAAGACTTAGCTCTTAGTTATGCCAAAGCGGTTGGCGGAACTCGCGCTGGAGTTTTTGAAACTAATTTCCGTGAAGAAACTGAGACTGATTTATTTGGTGAGCAAGCCGTTCTTTGTGGTGGACTTTCGCAACTTATCAAAGCTGGTTTTGAAACACTTACGGAAGCTGGTTACTCAGAAGAGATGGCTTACTTTGAATGTCTTCATGAAGTGAAACTAATCGTTGACCTGATTTACGAAGGCGGTCTTGCAAAAATGAGAGATAGTATTTCTAACACCGCTGAGTACGGTGACTATGTTTCAGGACCTAGAGTCATTGACGCTGGCGTTAAAGCAAGAATGAAAGATGTTCTTACTGATATTCAACAAGGCAAATTTGCTCGCGACTGGATCTTAGAAAACAAAGCTGGTTGTGCTAGTTTCAAAGCTACTAGAAGAAACGAATCAGAGCATCTAATTGAAACTGTGGGAAACAGCTTGAGAGGTCAAATGGATTTTTTGGCACACGAGCGCGCGAAGGCAGCTAGTTAG
- the trxB gene encoding thioredoxin-disulfide reductase has translation MPETIYDCLIIGAGPAGLGAGLYASRGNLKTLILEKGIVGGQLQVTEEIENYPGMDHMTGPQISDAMEAQTKRFGCDIVTNCEVAEVDLKSQPKIITTKEGNVYKAKTVIIASGSEHRKLGVPGEEELSGKGVSYCAVCDGAFFKDRKLAVIGGGSSAVEEGNFLTKYASSVTLIHRRDELRAERILQNRFLNNPKTDVIWDTVVEKINGDMLGVTSVSLKNSKTGETSDFPCEGVFIYVGLDPNTQYLEGKLKVDGAGKVITNERMETNLPGVFAAGDIRNTPLKQAVTAASDGSLAATMAIGFVESLEDSEVAV, from the coding sequence ATGCCTGAAACAATCTACGACTGTCTTATCATCGGAGCCGGACCTGCCGGACTTGGTGCCGGACTCTACGCATCTCGCGGGAATCTCAAAACACTAATCCTTGAAAAAGGAATCGTCGGCGGGCAACTACAAGTAACTGAAGAAATTGAAAACTATCCAGGGATGGATCATATGACCGGACCGCAAATCTCAGACGCGATGGAAGCGCAGACTAAGCGCTTCGGTTGTGACATCGTTACCAATTGTGAAGTAGCCGAGGTAGATCTTAAGTCTCAACCTAAAATCATCACTACTAAAGAAGGCAATGTTTACAAAGCCAAGACCGTTATCATTGCAAGCGGCTCTGAGCATCGCAAGCTTGGAGTGCCAGGAGAAGAAGAACTCTCAGGCAAGGGCGTAAGTTATTGTGCAGTTTGTGATGGAGCGTTTTTTAAAGATCGCAAACTTGCGGTTATTGGCGGCGGCTCGTCAGCAGTAGAAGAAGGTAACTTCCTTACCAAATACGCATCATCAGTAACTCTCATTCATAGACGTGATGAACTGCGTGCAGAAAGAATTCTACAAAACCGTTTTCTGAATAATCCCAAAACAGATGTGATCTGGGATACCGTTGTAGAAAAAATCAACGGCGATATGCTTGGGGTAACTTCTGTCAGTCTCAAAAACAGCAAGACTGGTGAAACTAGTGACTTCCCTTGTGAAGGAGTATTCATCTACGTCGGACTTGATCCAAACACACAATACCTTGAAGGCAAACTCAAAGTAGATGGCGCTGGCAAAGTCATCACCAACGAAAGAATGGAAACTAATCTACCAGGTGTTTTTGCAGCTGGCGACATTCGCAACACCCCGCTCAAACAAGCTGTCACAGCGGCTTCTGACGGGTCACTTGCGGCGACGATGGCGATTGGTTTTGTTGAGAGTCTTGAGGATAGTGAAGTAGCTGTTTAA
- a CDS encoding M23 family metallopeptidase encodes MSLQGSKIPIEARIDQLMNRIDTVGPAAIETSTQATNPQTQDFRALIAMMESSMYDESFGGDKSKSDNSMSMMSQNPLMTKYMQGFNQPTMNFQASQNETMVFPLKGRISSDYGERSHPISGHSHFHNGIDIAAQQGAAIRMPYSGRVAYVGKVAGFGDNTVIVAHDNQVQADGKILYSVFGHNDNVFVQAGEHVSQGEIFATVGNEGNSTGPHLHWETRVAPQGIAALDVFKDQLSMTVNPMNLA; translated from the coding sequence ATGAGTCTACAAGGTTCCAAGATCCCAATAGAAGCAAGAATCGATCAATTAATGAATCGAATAGATACAGTTGGGCCTGCAGCTATTGAGACTTCTACTCAAGCTACTAATCCACAAACTCAAGATTTTAGAGCACTGATCGCGATGATGGAGTCGTCTATGTACGATGAATCTTTTGGAGGCGATAAATCCAAATCGGATAATTCGATGAGCATGATGTCGCAAAATCCGCTGATGACAAAATATATGCAAGGTTTTAATCAACCAACTATGAATTTTCAAGCGAGCCAAAATGAGACAATGGTCTTTCCTCTTAAAGGAAGAATTTCTAGTGACTATGGTGAGCGTAGTCATCCAATTTCTGGTCATTCGCATTTTCATAATGGAATTGATATTGCCGCTCAGCAAGGCGCTGCAATTCGCATGCCATACTCTGGAAGAGTTGCTTATGTCGGCAAGGTTGCTGGCTTCGGTGATAACACAGTAATCGTGGCTCACGACAATCAAGTACAAGCCGATGGTAAGATTCTGTATTCTGTTTTTGGACATAACGACAATGTTTTTGTTCAAGCAGGCGAGCATGTTAGCCAGGGCGAGATTTTTGCAACAGTAGGTAACGAAGGTAATTCAACCGGTCCTCACTTGCACTGGGAAACGAGAGTCGCTCCTCAGGGAATTGCAGCTCTTGATGTTTTTAAAGATCAGTTGTCTATGACTGTTAATCCAATGAATTTAGCTTAG